The Polyodon spathula isolate WHYD16114869_AA chromosome 13, ASM1765450v1, whole genome shotgun sequence genome includes a region encoding these proteins:
- the LOC121326117 gene encoding protein phosphatase 1K, mitochondrial-like: MSMAIAFFKHGRVVVERAVNIGAFCSKNSCPKISRGISSTSGRKNLAAVAERRVQQPAAWDSFGIWLDEPVVLPPRSVHTSHNIKTNIPNVGCASQIGKRKENEDRYCIEKLSDNIYFFAVFDGHGGAAAAEFCSRNLRHFIMRNIQLESELESVLVKSFLQIDNAFLQSIYSSGEDVVLSAGTTATVALLRSKTELVVASVGDSPAVLCREGKAEPLTEDHSPRRKDERQRIQQCGGFIDWNSCGEPYVNGRLAMTRSIGDVHVKPYGVTAEPEITAVKLQHNKDCFLVLTTDGVSGFIEGQEMCDLVKKCQDPSEAALIVADQALQYGSQDNVTTMVVPLGAWGKYKNALTSSSFGRIMVASGRWS, from the exons ATGTCTATGGCCATCGCATTTTTCAAACATGGAAGGGTTGTGGTTGAGAGAGCAGTGAATATCGGCGCTTTCTGTAGTAAGAATTCTTGCCCCAAAATCTCACGGGGGATTTCATCAACCAGCGGAAGAAAGAATTTGGCAGCAGTAGCAGAGAGGCGTGTTCAGCAGCCCGCCGCATGGGACAGTTTCGGAATTTGGTTAGACGAGCCTGTTGTGCTTCCGCCTCGTTCAGTACATACCAGCCACAACATAAAAACTAACATTCCCAATGTTGGCTGTGCAAGTCAGAttggaaaaagaaaagagaacGAAGACCGTTACTGCATTGAAAAGCTTTCCGACAATATTTATTTCTTCGCGGTGTTCGATGGGCATGGCGGAGCTGCCGCAGCAGAGTTTTGCTCCAGGAATCTGCGACACTTCATTAT GAGAAACATTCAGCTGGAGTCTGAGCTGGAATCAGTTCTAGTGAAGTCCTTCCTTCAAATCGACAATGCTTTCTTGCAGAGCATTTACAGTTCAGGAGAAG ATGTTGTGCTCTCTGCTGGAACGACTGCGACAGTTGCCTTGTTGCGCAGTAAGACTGAGCTTGTGGTTGCAAGTGTTGGAGACAGTCCAGCTGTTCTCTGCCGTGAGGGGAAAGCAGAACCCTTAACTGAAGATCATAGCCCAAGGCGTAAAGATGAAAGGCAAAG AATTCAGCAGTGTGGTGGTTTCATTGACTGGAACAGTTGTGGTGAGCCTTATGTCAACGGAAGGCTAGCTATGACTCGGAGTATTGGTGATGTCCATGTTAAACCTTACGGAGTGACAGCAGAGCCTGAAATTACTGCAGTAAAG tTGCAACATAATAAAGATTGCTTCCTGGTTTTAACAACTGATGGAGTTAGTGGGTTCATTGAAGGACAGGAAATGTGTGACCTTGTGAAGAAGTGTCAGGACCCATCAGAAGCTGCTCTTATTGTTGCTGATCAA GCGCTACAGTATGGATCGCAAGATAATGTAACTACGATGGTGGTGCCACTTGGCGCATGGGGAAAATACAAGAATGCCCTGACATCCTCAAGCTTTGGAAGAATCATGGTGGCTAGCGGCCGGTGGAGTTAA